The genomic interval GGCGCGCACGAGGTCGAGCTCCTCGGGGTGCTCGGCAAGGTCGGCCAGGATGATCATGCGGTCTCCGCTGACCTCGGCGAACCCCCCGTGCACGGCCAGCGCGCGCACCTCCCGACCGCTCCGGTAGGCGACCTCGCCACTCGCCAGCGTCGTCAGGAACGGCGCATGCCCGGGCCAGACCCCGAAGTAGCCCTCCGCGCCCGGGGCCACGACCTCGTCGGCCTCAGCGCTGACCATGAACCGCGTCGGGGTCGCCAGCTCGAACCGGAGCCTCGCCTCGGCCATCGCCCCTCA from Candidatus Rokuibacteriota bacterium carries:
- a CDS encoding F0F1 ATP synthase subunit epsilon; translated protein: MAEARLRFELATPTRFMVSAEADEVVAPGAEGYFGVWPGHAPFLTTLASGEVAYRSGREVRALAVHGGFAEVSGDRMIILADLAEHPEELDLVRAQRARERAEQRLAGKTQDEIDYTRALAALARALARLQVVGRTLPGAGLGVA